A DNA window from Trichosurus vulpecula isolate mTriVul1 chromosome 2, mTriVul1.pri, whole genome shotgun sequence contains the following coding sequences:
- the LOC118836375 gene encoding uncharacterized protein LOC118836375: protein MSKPATVPETTYKSESTSCYSCPYFGPCEAFLCSAGKDTCLSTMQVLGDTSLERTAETTDHKGWEEAEEAAEDQGNDQSVFRRNGSCVAPKDCQPQFYSLSYGYQLRAWVRVTCCSGNCSEPPRPETLPRSRPSDVLCPICSPYDASCDENLYVRCFQEDTTCVNMTMFQPGGGPNVTIQGCGSENLCQLPENHVLGLDYQLRGKPNCNSIHQAVLGYKCQHNAATCSFCGALLPALLGLWMATWFAQEPTLILLIFPSLGRKSLSSF, encoded by the exons AACCCGCTACTGTCCCTGAGACCACATACAAGTCTGAGAGCACCAGCTGTTATTCCTGCCCCTACTTTGGCCCCTGTGAAGCCTTCCTCTGCTCTGCTGGGAAGGATACCTGCCTTAGCACCATGCAGGTCCTAG GGGACACTTCCCTAGAACGAACCGCCGAGACCACGGACCACAAGGGctgggaggaggcagaggaggctGCTGAGG ATCAAGGGAATGACCAGTCTGTCTTCAGAAGAAATGGCTCCTGTGTGGCACCAAAGGATTGCCAGCCTCAGTTCTACAGCCTATCTTATGGATACCAGCTGAGGGCTTGGGTCAGAGTCACCTGTTGCAGTGGTAACTGCAGTGAACCCCCTAGGCCAG AGACCCTGCCCAGGAGTAGACCTAGTGATGTCCTGTGTCCCATCTGCTCCCCGTATGATGCCTCCTGTGACGAAAACTTATATGTACGCTGCTTTCAAGAGGATACTACCTGTGTTAACATGACCATGTTTCAGCCTGGAG GGGGTCCGAATGTCACCATTCAAGGGTGTGGCTCTGAGAACCTGTGCCAGCTGCCTGAGAACCACGTCCTGGGTTTGGATTACCAGCTTAGGGGGAAGCCAAACTGCAACTCCATCCATCAGGCTGTGCTGGGCTACAAGTGCCAGCACAATGCAGCCACTTGCTCGTTCTGCGGCGCTCTCCTCCCAGCCCTGTTGGGGCTGTGGATGGCCACTTGGTTTGCCCAAGAGCCCACCCTCATTCTGCTCATCTTCCCTAGCCTAGGCAGGAAGagtctttcttctttctga
- the IRGC gene encoding interferon-inducible GTPase 5 encodes MASKSHAPPSEEESTILMAKEELEALRTAFELGDIPKAASRLRELLGSAESSRLEVGVTGESGAGKSSLINALRGIGAEDPGAARTGVIETTTQPTPYPHPQLPELMLWDLPGAGSPGCPADKYLKQVDFARYNFFLLVSPRRCGAVETRLATEILRQGKKFYFIRTKVDEDLAASRTQRPSGYSESAVLQEIRDHCAERLRAAGVQDPRIFLVSNLSPARYDFPLLVATWERELPAHRRHAGLLSLPDISLQALQKKKDALQEQVLKTALVSGVIQALPVPGLAAAYDDALLIRSLRGYHRSFGLDDDSLARLAEQVGKQAGDLRSVIRSPLATEVSPEAVLRMYAQSSDGAMRVARAFEKGIPVFGTLVAGGISFGTVYTMLQGCLNEMAEDAQRVRIKALEEEVTSSGSDARLDVASAPGLEKRGAGEGGGEDPPISARRKLGLLLKYILESWKKRDVTLKGPLMAIPWLHSNTLPPYSKMPPPPPQERANQHSDLITMGPSNRCLDLDWPEAGIPVSGREGSRTAQESRNTLTLTPEEMAAFGEIFQGDSLAVISAKLRSTLHSLENVRLDIAVTGGEGSGKSTFVNALRGLGDEDQGSAKTGLVETTLDPTPYPHPKYPNIIIWDLPSIGSPFLQDDKFLERVLLGRYDFFIILASDRFTTSHTWLASAIQVKEKHFYFVRSKIDVDIAASRQRRPSTFSEEGVLLETRENCRIYLQAEGVVKPKVFLLSMFELAKYDFQLLIETIAQDLESHKRHAFLVALPNVSQPILEKKATSMLRHVWLVATVACTLNIQVVPGVPEVACDLGLLVQTLAGYRRSFGLESASLYKLAQRTGGSLQAMQSKVCGPLCEVSEEQVIDLLSRASKDTTTAFAHELATLPVLGVLASCSLSFATVYQMLRAYLDRAAKDAQKVLIQAFPKGR; translated from the exons ATGGCGTCCAAGTCACATGCCCCCCCGTCTGAGGAGGAGAGCACCATCCTCATGGCTAAGGAGGAGCTGGAGGCTCTCCGGACAGCCTTCGAGCTGGGGGATATCCCCAAGGCTGCCTCCCGCCTCCGGGAGCTTCTGGGCTCTGCCGAGAGCAGCCGCCTCGAGGTGGGTGTGACCGGCGAGTCTGGGGCCGGCAAGTCTTCCTTGATCAACGCCCTTCGAGGGATCGGGGCCGAGGACCCTGGTGCGGCCCGGACAGGCGTCATCGAGACCACGACCCAGCCCACCCCTTACCCCCACCCTCAGCTGCCTGAGCTCATGCTGTGGGACCTGCCAGGGGCCGGCTCACCTGGCTGCCCGGCTGACAAGTACCTGAAGCAAGTAGACTTTGCTCGCTACAATTTCTTCCTCCTGGTCTCACCCCGCCGCTGTGGGGCCGTGGAGACCCGCCTGGCGACTGAGATCCTCCGCCAGGGCAAGAAATTCTACTTTATCCGCACAAAGGTGGATGAGGACCTGGCGGCTTCTCGCACCCAGCGCCCATCCGGCTACAGTGAGAGCGCTGTCTTGCAGGAGATCCGAGACCACTGTGCGGAACGTCTCCGAGCTGCCGGCGTCCAGGACCCCCGGATCTTCCTCGTGTCCAATCTCTCGCCGGCCCGCTATGATTTCCCTCTGCTTGTGGCCACTTGGGAGCGGGAGCTACCAGCCCATCGCCGCCATGCTGGTCTCCTGTCCCTACCAGACATCTCCCTGCAGGCCTTGCAAAAGAAGAAGGATGCCCTGCAGGAACAGGTGCTGAAGACAGCCTTGGTGTCTGGGGTCATCCAGGCCTTACCTGTGCCTGGACTGGCAGCCGCTTACGATGACGCCCTCCTGATCCGCTCCCTGCGGGGCTACCACCGCAGCTTTGGCCTGGATGACGATTCCCTGGCCAGGCTGGCCGAGCAGGTGGGCAAGCAGGCTGGTGACCTGCGCTCTGTGATCCGCTCGCCCCTGGCCACTGAGGTCTCGCCAGAGGCGGTACTGCGCATGTATGCCCAATCGTCTGACGGGGCCATGCGTGTGGCTCGGGCCTTCGAGAAGGGCATCCCCGTGTTCGGGACACTGGTGGCCGGTGGCATCTCCTTTGGGACTGTCTACACCATGCTACAGGGCTGCCTCAACGAGATGGCCGAGGACGCCCAGCGTGTCCGGATCAAGGCCCTGGAAGAGGAGGTCACCTCCTCCGGCTCTGATGCCCGCCTCGACGTCGCCAGTGCGCCCGGGTTGGAGAAGAGGGGGGCAGGCGAGGGCGGCGGGGAGGATCCTCCAATCTCAGCCCGCCGGAAGCTTGGACTGCTGCTCAAGTACATTCTGGAGAGCTGGAAGAAACGGGATGTG ACCCTGAAGGGTCCTTTGATGGCAATCCCCTGGCTCCACTCCAACACCCTGCCCCCTTACTCCAAGatgcccccaccccctccccaggagCGAGCCAATCAGCATTCAGATCTCATTACAATGGGCCCTAGCAACAG GTGCCTCGACTTGGACTGGCCAGAAGCCGGGATCCCTGTCTCAGGCAGGGAGGGCTCCA GGACAGCCCAAGAGTCTAGGAACACCCTGACTCTGACACCTGAAGAGATGGCGGCTTTTGGTGAAATTTTCCAAGGAGACAGTCTTGCAGTGATATCTGCCAAGCTACGTTCTACCCTCCACTCCCTAGAGAATGTTCGGTTGGACATTGCCGTCACGGGAGGGGAAGGCTCAGGAAAGTCCACTTTTGTGAATGCCCTCCGTGGCCTGGGAGATGAAGACCAGGGCTCAGCCAAGACAGGGCTGGTGGAGACAACTTTGGATCCAACACCGTACCCGCACCCCAAGTACCCCAACATCATCATCTGGGACCTGCCGAGCATAGGGTCCCCCTTCCTCCAAGATGACAAGTTCCTAGAGAGAGTCCTGCTTGGCCGCTATGACTTCTTTATCATCCTGGCCTCTGACCGCTTCACCACCAGTCACACTTGGCTTGCCAGCGCtatccaggtcaaggagaaacatttctattttgtccGCTCCAAGATTGATGTGGACATAGCTGCCTCACGCCAACGCCGgcccagcaccttctctgaggaAGGAGTGCTCTTGGAAACCCGGGAAAACTGCCGTATCTACTTGCAAG CTGAGGGAGTGGTCAAACCCAAAGTCTTCCTGCTGTCCATGTTTGAGCTGGCCAAGTATGACTTCCAGCTGCTCATCGAAACCATAGCCCAGGATCTGGAGAGCCACAAGCGCCACGCCTTTCTGGTGGCCCTGCCCAACGTGTCCCAGCCCATCCTGGAGAAGAAGGCCACCTCCATGCTCCGGCACGTCTGGCTTGTGGCCACGGTGGCCTGCACCCTTAACATTCAGGTGGTGCCCGGAGTGCCCGAGGTAGCCTGCGACCTGGGCCTGCTCGTGCAGACTTTGGCCGGCTACCGCCGCAGCTTTGGCCTGGAGTCGGCCTCGCTGTACAAGCTGGCCCAACGGACTGGCGGGTCTCTCCAGGCCATGCAGAGCAAGGTGTGCGGCCCGCTGTGTGAAGTGAGCGAGGAGCAGGTGATCGACTTGCTGAGCCGGGCCAGCAAAGACACCACAACTGCCTTTGCCCATGAGCTGGCAACCCTGCCCGTCCTGGGGGTCCTAGCCTCCTGCAGTCTTTCTTTTGCCACTGTCTACCAAATGCTCAGGGCCTATCTAGACAGGGCGGCCAAGGATGCACAGAAGGTTCTGATCCAGGCCTTTCCAAAGGGCCGGTAA